One stretch of Actinacidiphila sp. DG2A-62 DNA includes these proteins:
- a CDS encoding GH92 family glycosyl hydrolase translates to MRPDLSRSRPGGLFRSRAVGAFSALLLAALGVGGLASAPAHAATSDLTQYVDPFVGTDDSNAPNPVPGGAGGSTYPGAVVPFGGVQFSPDTPTASPSGYRYSDTSIEDFSLTHFDGAGCPNNEDLPLMPITGSVSTSPGSSWTSYASAYTKSNESASPGSYKNRLDKYGTDVELTATTRTGMARLTYPATSSAGLLINTSRSATGNRSGSVRISGSEVTGSVTAGGFCGSSKTYQIYFDIRFDRAPSGFGTWSGGSVSAGSTGASGTNTGAYVTFDASSARTVQAKIGLSYVSVANAQANVAAENNGWDFDAVRTAAAASWNQILNRVQVTGGAAADLKKFYTALYHVFQSPNISSDVNGDYRGFDNAVHNSTRPVYQNYSGWDIYRSWAALIALVAPAEAADIANSMVLDGQQGGLLPKWSQQTNEDFVMTGDPGPIIVASMYAFGVRNFDTAAALSLMEKASNGGTAQGSAIRGNQGTYTSLHYLPGAPSDSLEYSASDFAVAQFAKALGNTSSYSTHMTRAQWWRNTYGADSGYIQPRNSDGSWVWPIDPASQSNFTEGNAAQYTWMVPYDFADLINEMGGRRTAVQRLDHHFTQVNAGQTLPYYYIGNEPEHGVPWAYDFARDPAGASDAVRKVMSESYTAGAGGLPGNDDLGATSAWYVWAALGMYPATPGADTLAVNGPSFPSVLIQRPGGDITVNSSGSGSYVQGMSVNGTATSHSYLRYPDIAAGGTVNFTMGGTPSATWGTGAGDVPPSFTDGASTVPGPAGAGHGPGAGQAGDGVGVVRDRGVR, encoded by the coding sequence GTGCGCCCTGACCTGTCCCGCTCCCGTCCCGGGGGCCTCTTCCGCTCCCGCGCCGTCGGCGCGTTCAGCGCCCTGTTACTGGCCGCGCTCGGCGTCGGGGGCCTGGCCTCCGCACCGGCCCACGCCGCGACCTCGGACCTGACCCAGTACGTCGACCCGTTCGTCGGCACCGACGACAGCAACGCCCCCAACCCGGTGCCCGGCGGCGCGGGCGGCAGTACGTACCCCGGCGCCGTGGTGCCCTTCGGCGGGGTGCAGTTCAGCCCGGACACGCCGACCGCCTCGCCGTCCGGCTACCGCTACTCCGACACCTCGATCGAGGACTTCAGCCTCACCCACTTCGACGGCGCGGGCTGCCCGAACAACGAGGACCTGCCGCTGATGCCGATCACCGGCTCGGTGAGCACCTCGCCGGGCAGCAGCTGGACCTCCTACGCGTCGGCGTACACCAAGTCCAACGAGTCGGCCTCGCCCGGCAGTTACAAGAACCGGCTGGACAAGTACGGCACCGATGTGGAGCTGACCGCGACCACCCGCACCGGCATGGCCCGGCTGACGTACCCCGCGACGAGCAGCGCGGGGCTGCTGATCAACACCAGCCGCAGCGCGACCGGCAACCGCAGCGGCTCGGTCAGGATCAGCGGCTCGGAGGTCACCGGCAGCGTCACCGCCGGCGGCTTCTGCGGCTCGTCCAAGACCTACCAGATCTACTTCGACATCCGCTTCGACCGCGCGCCCAGCGGCTTCGGCACCTGGTCGGGCGGCAGCGTCTCGGCCGGCTCGACCGGCGCGAGCGGCACGAACACCGGCGCGTACGTCACCTTCGACGCGAGCTCCGCCCGCACCGTGCAGGCCAAGATCGGCCTGTCCTACGTCAGCGTGGCCAACGCCCAGGCGAATGTGGCCGCGGAGAACAACGGCTGGGACTTCGACGCGGTGCGCACCGCCGCCGCCGCCTCCTGGAACCAGATCCTCAACCGGGTCCAGGTCACCGGCGGCGCCGCGGCCGACCTGAAGAAGTTCTACACCGCGCTCTACCACGTCTTCCAGAGCCCCAACATCTCCAGCGACGTGAACGGCGACTACCGGGGCTTCGACAACGCGGTGCACAACTCGACGCGGCCGGTCTACCAGAACTACTCCGGCTGGGACATCTACCGCTCCTGGGCCGCGCTGATCGCCCTGGTCGCCCCGGCCGAGGCCGCGGACATCGCCAACTCGATGGTCCTGGACGGCCAGCAGGGCGGGCTGCTGCCCAAGTGGTCGCAGCAGACCAACGAGGACTTCGTGATGACCGGCGACCCCGGACCGATCATCGTCGCCAGCATGTACGCCTTCGGGGTGCGGAACTTCGACACCGCGGCGGCGCTGTCGCTGATGGAGAAGGCGTCCAACGGCGGCACCGCGCAGGGCTCGGCGATCCGCGGCAACCAGGGCACGTACACCAGCCTGCACTACCTGCCGGGGGCGCCCTCGGACTCCCTGGAGTACTCGGCCTCGGACTTCGCCGTGGCGCAGTTCGCCAAGGCGCTGGGGAACACGAGCAGTTACTCCACCCACATGACGCGCGCGCAGTGGTGGCGCAACACCTACGGCGCCGACTCGGGCTACATCCAGCCGCGCAACTCCGACGGCAGCTGGGTGTGGCCGATCGACCCGGCGAGCCAGTCGAACTTCACCGAGGGCAACGCCGCCCAGTACACCTGGATGGTGCCGTACGACTTCGCCGACCTGATCAACGAGATGGGCGGCCGGCGCACCGCGGTGCAGCGGCTGGACCACCACTTCACGCAGGTCAACGCCGGCCAGACGCTGCCGTACTACTACATCGGCAACGAGCCGGAGCACGGCGTGCCGTGGGCGTACGACTTCGCGCGCGACCCGGCGGGCGCGTCGGACGCGGTGCGCAAGGTGATGTCGGAGTCCTACACCGCGGGCGCGGGCGGCCTGCCCGGCAACGACGACCTGGGCGCGACCTCGGCCTGGTACGTGTGGGCGGCGCTGGGGATGTACCCGGCGACGCCGGGCGCCGACACCCTGGCGGTCAACGGCCCCTCGTTCCCCTCGGTGCTGATTCAGCGGCCCGGCGGCGACATCACCGTCAACTCCTCGGGCAGCGGCTCCTACGTGCAGGGCATGTCCGTCAACGGCACGGCGACCAGCCACAGTTACCTGCGCTACCCGGACATCGCGGCCGGCGGCACGGTGAACTTCACCATGGGCGGCACGCCCAGCGCCACCTGGGGCACCGGCGCGGGCGACGTGCCGCCGTCCTTCACCGACGGCGCGAGCACCGTGCCAGGCCCCGCCGGAGCTGGGCACGGACCTGGCGCAGGGCAAGCCGGTGACGGCGTCGGCGTCGTGCGCGACCGCGGAGTCCGGTGA
- a CDS encoding LacI family DNA-binding transcriptional regulator → MKRPTMKDVARAAGVSPMTVSRVVAGESGVAPGTAARVERAVRSLGYQRNDNARSLRQKNLGTSAIGLVVDDLAHPFYALMARSVEDEAHRRGYVVLVGSTNDDPRREREVVAAFTARQVDGLILVPTIGGHAFLERPMSSGTRVVCVDRPAPGLDVDTVTVDNRAGARRAVVHLLARGHTRIAYLGDRYDIWTQAERHAGYAEALAAHGVPADPALVRHGLRSHADTHAALRELAALDRPPTALFTTSDLITLGVLDAPEGPRSPTVVGFDDLPLAARLDPPLTVVSQDPHALGATAASLLFSRIDGDRSAPRDVVLLTRLLVRDGPRGAAASGPGNAPGEQADG, encoded by the coding sequence GTGAAGCGCCCCACGATGAAGGACGTGGCCAGGGCCGCCGGGGTCAGCCCGATGACGGTCTCACGGGTGGTGGCCGGCGAGTCCGGCGTGGCGCCCGGCACCGCCGCCCGGGTCGAGCGCGCGGTGCGCAGCCTCGGCTACCAGCGCAACGACAACGCCCGCAGCCTGCGCCAGAAGAACCTCGGCACCTCCGCGATCGGCCTGGTGGTGGACGACCTCGCGCACCCCTTCTACGCGCTGATGGCCCGCTCGGTGGAGGACGAGGCGCACCGCCGCGGCTACGTCGTCCTGGTCGGCAGCACCAACGACGACCCGCGCCGCGAGCGCGAGGTGGTCGCCGCCTTCACCGCGCGGCAGGTCGACGGCCTGATCCTGGTGCCGACGATCGGCGGCCACGCCTTCCTGGAGCGCCCCATGAGCAGCGGCACCCGCGTGGTCTGCGTCGACCGGCCCGCACCCGGCCTGGACGTCGACACCGTCACCGTCGACAACCGGGCGGGCGCCCGCCGCGCCGTCGTCCACCTGCTGGCCCGCGGCCACACCCGGATCGCCTACCTCGGCGACCGCTACGACATCTGGACCCAGGCCGAGCGGCACGCCGGCTACGCCGAGGCGCTCGCCGCGCACGGTGTGCCCGCCGACCCCGCGCTGGTCCGGCACGGGCTGCGCTCCCACGCCGACACCCATGCGGCGCTGCGCGAGCTGGCCGCACTCGACCGGCCGCCGACCGCGCTGTTCACCACCAGCGACCTCATCACGCTCGGCGTGCTGGACGCCCCGGAGGGACCGAGGTCGCCGACGGTGGTGGGCTTCGACGACCTGCCGCTGGCCGCCCGGCTCGACCCGCCGCTGACCGTCGTCAGCCAGGACCCCCACGCACTCGGCGCCACCGCCGCGAGCCTGCTCTTCTCCCGCATCGACGGCGACCGCTCGGCGCCGCGCGACGTCGTGCTGCTCACCCGGCTGCTGGTGCGGGACGGGCCGCGGGGCGCCGCGGCGAGCGGACCCGGCAACGCGCCGGGCGAACAGGCGGACGGCTGA
- a CDS encoding chloramphenicol phosphotransferase CPT family protein gives MPTEVIVLNGGSRAGKTRLARCLQDVLARAWLAFSVDTLVDALPARLRPADEGGGAGGGEGGGETGGEGIGVGPGGEVAVGAQFRRMDAAWAAGIAAIARAGAPVVVDDVFLGGADSQARWRAALAGLDVLWVGVRCDPDVAAAREAARGDRAAGMARSQADAVHRGVAYDLVVDTTHTDAASCARAIAAHVVD, from the coding sequence ATGCCCACCGAGGTGATCGTCCTGAACGGCGGTTCCCGCGCGGGGAAGACCCGGCTGGCCCGGTGTCTCCAGGACGTGCTGGCGCGCGCCTGGCTCGCGTTCAGCGTGGACACGCTGGTCGACGCCCTGCCGGCCCGGCTGCGCCCGGCCGACGAGGGAGGCGGCGCGGGAGGCGGCGAGGGGGGCGGCGAGACAGGCGGCGAGGGCATCGGGGTCGGCCCGGGCGGCGAGGTCGCGGTCGGCGCGCAGTTCCGCCGGATGGACGCGGCGTGGGCGGCCGGGATCGCGGCGATCGCCCGCGCCGGCGCACCGGTCGTCGTGGACGACGTCTTCCTCGGCGGGGCGGACTCGCAGGCCCGCTGGCGTGCCGCGCTCGCCGGGCTCGACGTGCTGTGGGTCGGGGTGCGCTGCGACCCCGACGTGGCCGCGGCCCGCGAGGCGGCGCGCGGCGACCGCGCCGCGGGCATGGCCCGCTCCCAGGCCGACGCCGTCCACCGCGGCGTCGCCTACGACCTCGTGGTGGACACCACCCACACCGACGCCGCGTCCTGCGCCCGCGCGATCGCCGCCCACGTCGTCGACTGA
- a CDS encoding phosphotriesterase produces the protein MVTADTAAGNGLGPARVRTVLGDVAPADLGATDAHDHLFFAAPALAGQELDDPAAAEAEAAAYRAAGGAAVAQWTPFGLGRAAGRLPAVSAATGVHVIAATGLHQAAHYDPALLERLHARGLAAFFVAELTEGMVTGDDPDGPRGPAKAGMIKVAGMFHGLDDHTRRVMAAAAEAHHATGAPIGVHHEAGTAAPDVLALLHGELGVPTASLLLGHLNRFPDAGLHRELAASGAFLAFDGPSRAHHATDWRLVDCLTELAAAGHADQLLLGGDTVVAAARAATGGGPGMPYLPRVLWPRLVRALGAEAAHAVTVANPARAFAVRRPTSSP, from the coding sequence GTGGTGACCGCGGACACCGCCGCCGGCAACGGCCTCGGCCCGGCCCGCGTCCGTACGGTCCTCGGTGACGTCGCCCCCGCGGACCTCGGGGCCACGGACGCCCACGACCACCTGTTCTTCGCCGCGCCGGCCCTCGCCGGGCAGGAGCTGGACGATCCCGCGGCGGCCGAGGCAGAGGCCGCCGCCTACCGCGCCGCGGGCGGCGCGGCGGTCGCCCAGTGGACGCCGTTCGGTCTGGGCCGGGCGGCCGGCCGCCTGCCGGCGGTGTCCGCGGCCACCGGCGTGCACGTGATCGCCGCGACCGGCCTGCACCAGGCGGCGCACTACGACCCGGCGCTGCTGGAGCGGCTGCACGCGCGCGGCCTCGCGGCCTTCTTCGTGGCGGAGCTGACCGAGGGCATGGTCACCGGGGACGACCCGGACGGACCGCGCGGTCCCGCGAAGGCCGGCATGATCAAGGTGGCGGGGATGTTCCACGGCCTGGACGACCACACCCGGCGGGTGATGGCCGCGGCGGCCGAGGCGCACCACGCGACCGGTGCGCCGATCGGTGTGCACCACGAGGCGGGCACCGCGGCGCCCGACGTCCTCGCCCTGCTGCACGGCGAGTTGGGCGTCCCCACCGCGTCCCTGCTGCTCGGCCACCTCAACCGCTTCCCCGACGCGGGCCTGCACCGCGAACTGGCCGCCTCCGGCGCGTTCCTGGCCTTCGACGGCCCGTCGCGCGCCCACCACGCCACCGACTGGCGGCTGGTGGACTGCCTCACGGAGCTGGCCGCCGCGGGCCACGCCGACCAGTTGCTGCTCGGCGGCGACACGGTGGTGGCCGCCGCTCGCGCGGCCACCGGGGGCGGCCCCGGCATGCCCTACCTCCCCCGGGTGCTGTGGCCGCGCCTGGTCAGAGCGCTCGGCGCGGAGGCCGCGCACGCCGTCACGGTCGCCAACCCGGCCCGCGCGTTCGCCGTGAGGCGGCCGACGTCCTCGCCGTGA